A single region of the Acidobacteriota bacterium genome encodes:
- a CDS encoding helix-turn-helix domain-containing protein → MSSTPHVQPVWLWWSGGKDSAWVLRTLRNDPKWDVRGLVTQINRHNGRVAMHGVRRYMVERQAAAVGLPLHVIEFDWAAAENDHEAAIEEGLLRLCQGNNEKFLAFSELFPGRAMKRRTALLSRLGLHPLFPLSGRDPADHAAELLRAGVKAWVCSVETDRLPAERAGCPFDKDFVGALPRGVDPCGENDEFHTFVEWAPGWSSRVPTTPGGRIECYGFGFAEMEESPQEPQAEEPGTRDGGAHEDRQAPRRLTAANDPFDYYARLRRVREHVDHHLAEPLDLHALAPVAAMSVGGFGRFFRKATGQSFHDWLVGRRLERAVVLLRDHNEPIGRVAEAVGFGSERTFRRLFQKRFGSPPSRFRSQVRDEGA, encoded by the coding sequence ATGTCATCGACTCCACACGTTCAACCCGTGTGGCTCTGGTGGAGCGGCGGCAAGGACTCGGCGTGGGTCCTGCGCACGCTTCGGAACGACCCGAAGTGGGACGTTCGCGGGCTTGTGACCCAGATCAACCGGCACAACGGCCGGGTCGCCATGCATGGAGTCCGCCGATACATGGTCGAGCGGCAGGCGGCCGCGGTCGGCCTCCCGCTTCACGTCATCGAGTTCGACTGGGCAGCCGCCGAGAACGACCACGAGGCCGCCATCGAGGAGGGCCTGCTCCGCCTGTGCCAGGGCAACAACGAGAAGTTCCTCGCGTTCAGCGAACTCTTCCCGGGCCGGGCCATGAAGCGCCGGACGGCTCTTCTCAGCCGCCTCGGCCTTCACCCCCTGTTCCCTCTCTCGGGCCGCGACCCGGCCGACCACGCCGCGGAACTCCTGAGGGCCGGCGTGAAGGCATGGGTGTGCTCAGTGGAGACGGACCGATTGCCGGCCGAGCGCGCGGGTTGCCCCTTCGACAAGGACTTCGTGGGGGCGCTGCCCCGAGGCGTCGACCCCTGCGGCGAAAACGACGAGTTCCACACGTTCGTCGAATGGGCGCCTGGGTGGTCGTCGCGAGTGCCAACGACTCCTGGCGGCAGGATCGAGTGCTACGGCTTCGGGTTCGCGGAGATGGAAGAGTCGCCTCAGGAGCCACAGGCGGAAGAGCCTGGCACCCGAGATGGCGGCGCGCACGAAGATCGCCAAGCGCCTCGCCGGCTCACGGCAGCCAACGACCCGTTCGACTACTACGCGAGGCTGCGGAGGGTTCGAGAGCACGTCGATCACCATCTCGCCGAACCTCTGGACCTGCACGCGTTGGCGCCCGTCGCGGCCATGAGCGTCGGAGGGTTCGGCAGGTTCTTTCGCAAAGCCACCGGCCAGTCGTTCCACGATTGGCTGGTCGGTCGCCGCCTGGAGCGAGCCGTCGTCCTCCTCCGGGACCACAACGAACCGATTGGGCGAGTGGCCGAGGCCGTCGGCTTCGGGTCCGAACGAACGTTCCGAAGGTTGTTCCAGAAGAGATTCGGCTCTCCTCCGTCCCGGTTCCGGTCCCAGGTGCGCGACGAAGGCGCCTAG
- a CDS encoding DUF1932 domain-containing protein: MTIATVGLLHPGAMGVTVGAAVREPVRVVWASEGRSRDTRARAADGGFDDLKTLAAVTAAADAVLSVCPPHGALALAEAVAATGFDGLYLDANAVSPATALEIAGAAAAGGTRFVDGGIVGPPAVRRGTTRLYVSGDAAAELVALFEDSALEAIDLDADVGAASALKMCYAGFTKGSAALLLSLRAAARAYGVEDGLLGEWSRSQPGLEKRSVRAAATAAPKAWRFAGEMEEIASTLEAAGLPDGFHRAAAEAYVRLAGFRGEPEGVPVDEVVAALLDDDRVAGQRD, encoded by the coding sequence TTGACGATCGCCACTGTCGGCCTGCTCCATCCAGGGGCGATGGGCGTCACCGTCGGCGCGGCGGTGCGGGAGCCGGTCCGGGTCGTGTGGGCGTCCGAGGGACGCAGCCGCGACACCCGTGCCCGGGCCGCAGACGGGGGCTTCGACGATCTGAAGACGCTCGCCGCGGTGACCGCGGCGGCCGACGCCGTGCTCTCGGTCTGCCCTCCTCACGGCGCCCTGGCCCTTGCCGAGGCTGTCGCAGCGACCGGATTCGATGGCCTCTATCTCGATGCGAACGCGGTGTCGCCCGCCACGGCGCTCGAGATCGCGGGAGCCGCGGCGGCGGGCGGAACGCGGTTCGTGGACGGCGGCATCGTCGGGCCGCCGGCGGTCCGGCGGGGAACCACGCGGCTCTACGTCTCTGGAGACGCCGCGGCGGAACTGGTGGCTCTGTTCGAGGACTCGGCCCTCGAGGCGATCGATCTCGACGCAGATGTCGGCGCCGCCTCGGCGCTCAAGATGTGCTACGCCGGCTTCACCAAGGGCAGCGCGGCCTTGCTGCTCTCGCTGCGGGCCGCCGCCAGGGCTTACGGGGTGGAAGATGGCCTCCTCGGGGAGTGGAGCCGATCCCAGCCGGGATTGGAGAAGCGAAGCGTGCGTGCCGCGGCCACGGCGGCTCCGAAGGCATGGCGCTTCGCCGGCGAGATGGAGGAGATCGCCTCGACCCTCGAGGCGGCGGGGCTGCCGGATGGGTTCCACCGCGCCGCGGCGGAGGCCTACGTCCGGCTCGCCGGTTTCCGTGGTGAGCCGGAGGGTGTGCCGGTCGACGAGGTGGTCGCGGCCTTGCTTGACGATGACCGGGTGGCTGGCCAGAGAGACTAG
- a CDS encoding ATP-binding cassette domain-containing protein, whose translation MITTDVAVDASASRSSPGSEVLLRVEGLKVHFPVTEGVLMRRRVGSVKAVDGVSFELRRGETFGLVGESGCGKSTTALAILRMLEPTAGRIVFGGEDVTAHSQKQLRGVRRRMQMVFQDPFGSLNPRMRVGEIVGEPLKVHGLAGDRRRYGARVAELLDIVGLLPAMANRYPHQFSGGQRQRIGIARALALEPDLVICDEAVSALDVSIQAQVLNLLMDLQEQLRLTYLFIAHDLSVVRHISDRIGVMYLGRIVEITARDELFERPRHPYTEALLASVPTPDPVIEAARPHRLIAGEVPSVREPPPGCAFHPRCPKVLDHCDRVEPLLEAVGAARVACHLYTDASPAADGTG comes from the coding sequence ATGATCACGACGGATGTTGCCGTGGATGCATCGGCTTCGCGGTCATCTCCCGGGAGCGAGGTGTTGCTTCGGGTCGAGGGCCTGAAGGTCCACTTTCCGGTCACGGAGGGAGTGCTCATGCGACGACGCGTCGGCTCCGTCAAGGCGGTCGACGGGGTGTCGTTCGAACTCCGGCGCGGCGAGACGTTCGGCCTGGTGGGGGAGAGCGGCTGCGGCAAGTCGACCACCGCCCTCGCGATCCTCCGCATGCTCGAACCGACCGCCGGCCGGATCGTGTTCGGCGGTGAGGACGTGACCGCCCACAGCCAGAAGCAGTTGCGAGGAGTCCGGCGGCGAATGCAGATGGTGTTCCAGGATCCGTTCGGCTCGCTCAACCCGCGCATGCGGGTGGGAGAGATCGTTGGCGAGCCGCTCAAGGTCCACGGCCTGGCCGGCGACCGCCGGCGCTACGGCGCGCGCGTGGCGGAGCTGCTCGACATCGTGGGCCTGCTGCCGGCGATGGCGAACCGTTACCCGCACCAGTTCTCGGGCGGCCAGCGCCAGCGCATCGGCATCGCCCGCGCGCTGGCGCTCGAGCCCGATCTCGTGATCTGCGACGAAGCGGTGTCGGCGCTCGACGTCTCGATCCAGGCGCAGGTGCTCAATCTCCTGATGGACCTGCAGGAACAGCTCCGCCTGACCTACCTGTTCATCGCCCACGACCTGTCGGTCGTGCGCCACATCAGCGACCGGATCGGGGTGATGTACCTGGGGCGGATCGTTGAGATCACGGCTCGGGACGAACTGTTCGAGCGGCCCCGGCACCCGTACACGGAGGCGCTGCTGGCGTCCGTGCCGACGCCGGACCCCGTGATCGAGGCGGCCCGGCCGCATCGATTGATCGCCGGTGAGGTCCCGAGCGTCCGCGAGCCGCCTCCGGGCTGCGCCTTCCACCCGCGTTGTCCGAAGGTGCTCGACCACTGCGACCGTGTGGAGCCCCTCCTCGAAGCGGTCGGCGCGGCGCGGGTCGCCTGCCACCTGTACACGGATGCGTCGCCGGCCGCCGACGGCACGGGTTGA
- a CDS encoding carboxypeptidase-like regulatory domain-containing protein, whose amino-acid sequence MKVVEVGDRKLDLESVTFQALDPITRDSVASWELPYDVALEGFRVDVPASEVGVVVRAVAPGAWSPSVYVPPEGALEPLFLVPERRVVLRVRSSHRALERLAHEDLYVLGRVWAPGKRLPPGLYRGPCDGEWADREREFIVTCPFAAGETTRLRVWMGLFQAWRTTLTDSSEDLSFELNEPRTGATVSGRLSGSPAAVYLVGDDGRIPVTTWADATGSFKLEGLSPGRFSLRLVDSPLDRWPVRIESLDDWIDVGDLQSAASNLLTVELRGAQGASLTGLAVTATAVELDNEDQVVSYGSEPIAGAPSEGGLFTWDGLPQGHYELEVSSQQGDRYHQESIRFLGTDYTVLELALLPVKGILRRGGDVVEGAMLWFGGMWGVQRVAMRSREGGVFRGLLPREGEWYTELTAAPECDPCEGSWEGGWEGHNPETVEHVGFIEAEADDDGVARIEIDLAAGRVNGRVVAFEEDVLRGVKGARVKIERAQKTFTKGSLSIGPWVTRSEGASGGFTVVGLPAGRFLASAELLDGGGVMLASGHIQFRVDDGLSPPELELRLQQKQQIRVAVRSDGAPVSRAAAWVRSGSAVDGKSPMSLDGQGVFWLPAPVSDVDVFVWAKEFGAAGVRQKTTPDGAIAVELARYRGDLRLPRRLGGRLVTESGAAIGLDELRTLARHAVLDDGDEVVVRDLSPGSYLWCPSYDEACVPATVVPWTENQVGQ is encoded by the coding sequence TTGAAGGTCGTTGAGGTTGGTGACAGGAAGTTGGATCTGGAGTCGGTGACGTTCCAGGCACTCGACCCGATCACCCGAGACAGCGTCGCTTCTTGGGAACTCCCCTACGACGTGGCGTTGGAGGGGTTCCGAGTCGATGTTCCCGCTTCTGAGGTAGGCGTGGTCGTTCGGGCGGTAGCTCCGGGGGCCTGGTCGCCGTCGGTGTATGTGCCGCCGGAGGGTGCGCTGGAGCCGCTGTTCCTGGTTCCAGAGCGCAGAGTCGTCCTGCGGGTTCGCAGCTCTCACCGAGCATTGGAGCGTCTCGCTCACGAGGACCTCTATGTCCTTGGCCGGGTGTGGGCGCCAGGAAAGCGACTGCCGCCTGGTCTTTACCGTGGCCCTTGCGATGGCGAGTGGGCGGACAGAGAAAGAGAGTTTATCGTCACATGCCCGTTTGCCGCGGGTGAGACGACGCGCCTTCGCGTCTGGATGGGGCTGTTCCAGGCATGGAGAACGACGCTCACGGACAGCTCCGAGGATCTGAGCTTCGAGTTGAACGAACCGAGGACCGGCGCGACGGTGAGCGGGCGGCTGTCTGGCTCTCCTGCCGCTGTCTACCTGGTCGGCGATGACGGGCGCATCCCCGTCACAACGTGGGCCGACGCGACAGGTTCGTTCAAGCTGGAGGGACTGTCTCCTGGGCGATTCTCGTTGAGGCTGGTCGACTCGCCCTTGGATCGGTGGCCGGTCCGCATTGAGTCTCTGGACGATTGGATTGACGTGGGCGATCTGCAGAGCGCGGCGTCGAACCTTCTAACGGTCGAGCTTAGGGGCGCTCAGGGAGCCTCGCTGACTGGTCTCGCCGTGACCGCTACGGCTGTTGAGCTGGACAACGAGGATCAGGTCGTGAGTTACGGATCAGAACCGATCGCGGGGGCACCCTCCGAAGGCGGTCTCTTCACTTGGGATGGGCTGCCGCAAGGGCACTACGAGCTTGAAGTCTCTAGCCAACAGGGAGACCGGTATCACCAGGAGTCAATCCGATTCCTGGGCACGGATTACACCGTCTTGGAGCTTGCGTTGCTCCCTGTCAAAGGGATCCTGCGCCGTGGCGGCGATGTGGTGGAAGGAGCCATGCTGTGGTTCGGGGGCATGTGGGGCGTCCAACGGGTTGCCATGCGGAGTCGGGAGGGGGGCGTGTTCCGGGGACTCTTGCCGCGAGAAGGCGAGTGGTACACGGAGCTCACCGCTGCGCCGGAGTGCGACCCTTGCGAGGGGTCTTGGGAAGGGGGCTGGGAGGGCCATAATCCGGAAACTGTCGAGCACGTTGGGTTCATCGAGGCCGAAGCGGATGACGACGGCGTCGCTCGTATCGAGATCGATCTGGCTGCAGGTCGCGTGAACGGGCGCGTCGTTGCCTTTGAGGAAGACGTACTCCGTGGCGTCAAGGGCGCCCGGGTCAAGATCGAGCGCGCGCAGAAGACGTTCACCAAGGGTTCTCTCAGCATTGGGCCTTGGGTGACGCGATCTGAGGGGGCCTCCGGTGGCTTCACGGTCGTGGGGTTGCCAGCCGGCAGATTCTTGGCGTCTGCCGAGCTATTGGACGGCGGGGGAGTAATGCTCGCGTCCGGCCACATCCAGTTCCGTGTTGACGACGGCCTCTCGCCTCCCGAACTGGAACTGCGGTTGCAACAGAAGCAACAGATCAGGGTCGCGGTCCGTTCAGATGGCGCTCCGGTGAGCAGGGCGGCCGCATGGGTGCGATCCGGATCGGCCGTAGATGGGAAATCCCCCATGTCGTTGGACGGACAGGGAGTGTTCTGGCTTCCGGCTCCGGTTTCTGATGTGGACGTCTTCGTATGGGCAAAGGAGTTCGGCGCTGCAGGTGTGCGGCAGAAAACGACACCTGACGGCGCGATTGCCGTGGAGTTGGCGCGGTACAGGGGTGATCTCCGCCTTCCGAGACGATTGGGGGGGCGACTCGTTACCGAGTCGGGGGCAGCCATCGGTTTGGACGAGCTCAGGACCCTCGCTCGCCATGCTGTGCTGGATGACGGGGACGAGGTTGTCGTCCGCGACCTGTCTCCTGGATCGTATCTGTGGTGCCCGTCTTACGACGAGGCGTGTGTCCCGGCCACCGTGGTTCCGTGGACCGAGAATCAAGTAGGCCAGTAA
- a CDS encoding MFS transporter translates to MTIPRESRRKFYGWPMVAVGFLIYGLGIAPAYYGHGIFAPALVDDLGLTRQQIGQMFGAFTFTYGLVSLLAAAAIRRWGVRATVTAGALCAASGFWVVSEASSATELYLGYSLVGGIGIGLSTLLPAQTIPIFWFRKYRARATAIILSGAAIVGFLWQPAAGLVVESWDWRVGWQIVTAISLLVAAIAVLFVRNQPSDIGQRRDGLPPDDPEGLDAGETGHRIEAPLAAGDSETAGASAAKGALLWALRTPQFWIATFATAANTVPWRVVSAHGALHLQDLGFTTFAASAILGVRVGASLFGRLTGSLGDFMSPMRVLALALLVNAVALSVFVSANSAVVAYPCVFAIGVAYGTAYTSEVVVFGLFFGRAAFVGTTGIRIALIGVIGALGPVLAGGAADRTGSYAGTLWTLAALAVLGAAAIWFCRPPDRSSSTRDQQAAE, encoded by the coding sequence TTGACGATTCCGCGCGAATCTCGACGGAAGTTCTACGGCTGGCCGATGGTCGCCGTGGGTTTCCTGATCTACGGCCTCGGAATCGCTCCGGCCTACTACGGCCACGGCATCTTTGCGCCGGCTCTGGTCGACGATCTGGGTTTGACCCGCCAGCAGATCGGCCAGATGTTCGGGGCGTTCACGTTCACGTACGGCCTGGTCAGTTTGCTCGCGGCGGCGGCCATCCGTCGTTGGGGCGTCCGGGCCACGGTCACGGCGGGCGCGCTCTGCGCCGCCAGCGGCTTCTGGGTGGTGAGCGAAGCCTCGAGCGCGACCGAGCTCTACCTCGGCTACTCGCTCGTCGGCGGTATCGGGATCGGTCTCTCGACGCTGCTGCCGGCCCAGACGATCCCGATCTTCTGGTTCCGCAAGTACCGGGCGCGGGCGACGGCGATCATCCTGTCGGGCGCCGCGATCGTCGGCTTTCTATGGCAGCCGGCGGCCGGGCTCGTGGTCGAGTCGTGGGACTGGCGCGTCGGCTGGCAGATCGTCACAGCGATCTCCCTGCTTGTCGCGGCGATCGCCGTTCTCTTCGTCCGGAATCAGCCGAGCGACATCGGCCAGCGTCGTGACGGACTGCCGCCGGACGATCCTGAAGGCCTGGACGCTGGCGAGACGGGTCATCGGATAGAGGCACCGCTGGCGGCGGGCGACTCCGAAACGGCCGGCGCGTCGGCAGCGAAGGGCGCCCTTTTATGGGCTCTGCGCACTCCCCAGTTCTGGATCGCCACCTTCGCGACGGCGGCGAACACCGTGCCGTGGCGAGTCGTGTCCGCCCACGGCGCCCTTCATCTGCAAGACCTCGGCTTCACGACGTTCGCCGCGTCGGCCATCCTGGGCGTACGGGTCGGCGCCAGCCTGTTCGGTCGGCTGACCGGCTCGCTGGGCGACTTCATGTCGCCGATGCGCGTCCTCGCGCTGGCTCTGCTGGTCAACGCGGTCGCGCTGTCGGTCTTCGTGTCGGCGAACTCGGCGGTCGTGGCGTATCCTTGCGTCTTCGCGATCGGCGTGGCCTACGGCACTGCCTACACGAGCGAAGTGGTCGTGTTCGGCTTGTTCTTCGGGCGGGCGGCGTTCGTCGGCACGACCGGCATCCGGATCGCCCTGATCGGTGTCATCGGCGCGCTTGGACCCGTCCTGGCCGGCGGTGCGGCGGATCGAACGGGCTCCTATGCCGGCACGCTCTGGACACTCGCTGCCCTCGCGGTCCTTGGCGCGGCGGCGATCTGGTTCTGCCGGCCGCCGGACCGGTCCTCGTCGACGCGTGACCAGCAGGCCGCCGAGTAA